Proteins encoded by one window of Epinephelus moara isolate mb chromosome 18, YSFRI_EMoa_1.0, whole genome shotgun sequence:
- the cbx4 gene encoding E3 SUMO-protein ligase CBX4, whose product MELPAAGEHVFAVEGIEKKRIRKGKIEYLVKWRGWSPKYNTWEPEENILDPRLLVAFQHRERQEQLMGYRKRGPKPKHLLLQVPSFARRSSIPAGFEESSQDAEASLKSDPVPFQRPQPQQYQLNSKKHHQYQPSSQEVPADQPANGKKKFIYQLNSKKHHHYEPDPNMYDAQASRLKEVVKVQETASKPTNPGWNLPLALQQKWVRDKDTGCLSKVKELAVEVRKPAVKDAESEHALKPNPKDATLPSAISSKMKIIKNKNKNGRIVIVMSKYMDSNKVHGAKGKHGESSGEVKPQNTKPSENNPAHTTKMVEHPENGIPKELCNGSSPPAAEHPIKCSQKDRHFSKPSPSTAEEYNTEVARGQADLPDDLPLQLTASSPLTSWAVDTNIPTPTSVDQIRIPSFPNDRKRKLSGPMEDRSASKTYLTCRSFSIPSTVVTPPQDKPMDLHCSGPRHSSTCTYEVMDSGSQEEPMDLSCPKTKKQVEPEIEPEPAVTNTPPVVEDTQTPAEKSKEAPVKKISPFMGNIIITDITTNSLTVTFKEYVSF is encoded by the exons ATGGAGCTCCCCGCCGCCGGAGAGCACGTCTTTGCGGTGGAGGGCATCGAAAAGAAGCGCATCCGCAAG GGCAAGATCGAGTACCTGGTCAAGTGGCGAGGCTGGTCTCCCAA atACAACACATGGGAACCAGAGGAAAACATCCTTGACCCGCGGCTCCTCGTCGCGTTTCAACACAG agaGAGGCAGGAGCAGCTGATGGGATATCGCAAACGGGGGCCGAAACCAAAACATCTTTTACTCCAG GTGCCCTCATTTGCCAGAAGATCCAGTATACCTGCAGGTTTCGAGGAATCATCTCAGGATGCAGAGGCCAGCCTCAAGTCCGATCCCGTCCCATTCCAGCGTCCCCAGCCTCAACAGTACCAGCTCAACAGCAAGAAGCACCACCAGTACCAGCCCAGCAGCCAGGAGGTCCCCGCTGACCAGCCAGCCAACGGCAAGAAGAAGTTCATCTACCAGCTCAACAGCAAGAAGCACCACCACTACGAGCCTGACCCCAATATGTACGACGCACAGGCTTCCAGGCTCAAGGAGGTGGTCAAAGTTCAGGAGACGGCCAGTAAACCGACAAATCCTGGCTGGAACTTACCGctggctctgcagcagaaatgGGTTCGGGACAAAGACACAGGCTGCTTGAGCAAAGTCAAAGAGTTGGCAGTGGAGGTGAGGAAACCGGCTGTTAAAGACGCTGAGAGCGAACATGCCCTTAAACCCAACCCTAAAGACGCAACCCTACCTAGTGCTATTAGCAGCAAAATGAAGATAAtcaagaacaaaaacaagaacGGACGTATTGTTATAGTCATGAGCAAATATATGGACAGCAACAAGGTTCACGGAGCAAAGGGTAAACACGGGGAATCTTCGGGCGAAGTGAAACCCCAGAACACCAAACCGTCAGAGAACAATCCAGCGCACACGACCAAAATGGTGGAGCACCCGGAGAACGGTATCCCCAAAGAGCTCTGTAACGGCAGCTCCCCCCCTGCCGCCGAGCATCCTATAAAGTGTTCCCAAAAGGACAGACATTTCTCCAAACCATCACCAAGCACAGCAGAGGAATACAACACTGAAGTTGCTCGTGGTCAGGCTGATTTACCAGATGATCTACCCCTTCAGTTAACCGCTAGCTCGCCCTTGACATCCTGGGCTGTTGACACCAACATCCCGACCCCTACATCTGTCGACCAGATCAGGATCCCTTCTTTCCCCAACGACCGCAAGCGAAAGCTGTCAGGTCCCATGGAGGACAGGAGCGCCTCTAAAACCTACCTGACTTGTAGAAGCTTCAGCATCCCCAGCACTGTGGTCACACCACCTCAGGACAAACCTATGGACCTCCACTGCAGTGGACCACGCCACAGCAGCACATGTACATATGAGGTTATGGACTCTGGCAGCCAGGAGGAGCCGATGGATCTCAGCTGCCCAAAGACTAAGAAGCAGGTGGAGCCGGAAATAGAGCCCGAGCCTGCCGTCACAAACACGCCTCCCGTCGTAGAAGACACTCAGACACCTGCAGAGAAATCAAAAGAAGCACCTGTTAAAAAAATCTCCCCTTTTATGGGAAATATCATAATCACTGACATCACGACAAACAGTCTCACCGTCACCTTCAAGGAATATGTGTCTTTTTGA
- the cbx8a gene encoding chromobox protein homolog 8a, with product MELSAVGESVFAAESIIKRRIRRGRWEYLVKWKGWSQKYSTWEPEENILDARLFAAFEERERERELFGPKKRGPKPETFLLKAKAKAKEKTYEFRREAPRGIQVSYPIPEPIITPRAREGLRTVVPTIFPPSAVNRGESVHVRPPEPERRPRPTPSTALTVHEAARFPKKRGRKPKLHLHYDKDDEEPDTKRSRSLAEPVSHGLSSMSRRLLHHGETSDHSLIQLTRRFQEETTITPKHSSEQRHAGLSYSCAFNPDVRKSDHGGHRTKCLSRMAIPRPGSSAEHQRHRMKECCPAREQPADISTQSIHEQSTRPTSTWTPSFTNLDTVTVTDVTMNFLTVTIRESSTEKGFFREKR from the exons ATGGAGCTCTCGGCTGTTGGTGAGAGCGTCTTCGCAGCCGAGTCCATCATTAAACGGCGAATCAGACGG GGTCGCTGGGAATATCTCGTGAAATGGAAGGGCTGGTCTCAGAA GTACAGCACCTGGGAGCCGGAGGAAAACATTCTGGACGCACGGCTCTTTGCTGCCTTCGAGGAGAG GGAGCGCGAAAGGGAGCTGTTCGGTCCGAAGAAGAGGGGACCCAAACCCGAGACATTTCTCTTAAAG GCCAAAGCCAAAGCCAAAGAAAAGACGTATGAATTTAGAAGAGAGGCTCCCAGAGGGATCCAGGTTTCCTATCCCATCCCGGAGCCTATCATAACACCAAGGGCCCGGGAGGGTTTACGCACCGTGGTTCCCACCATCTTCCCCCCGAGCGCGGTCAACAGAGGGGAGAGCGTCCACGTCCGACCACCGGAGCCAGAGAGGAGGCCCAGACCGACTCCATCAACTGCTCTTACAGTCCATGAAGCCGCCCGGTTCCCCAAAAAGAGAGGGCGCAAACCGAAGCTGCATTTGCATTATGATAAAGATGACGAAGAGCCGGACACCAAACGGAGCAGGTCACTGGCGGAGCCGGTGTCACACGGTTTGTCCAGCATGTCCCGACGCTTGCTTCATCATGGGGAGACGTCAGATCACAGCCTCATCCAGCTGACCAGGAGGTTTCAGGAGGAGACCACGATTACACCCAAACACAGCAGCGAGCAGAGACACGCGGGGTTGTCTTACAGCTGCGCGTTCAACCCAGATGTGCGTAAAAGCGATCACGGGGGACACAGGACTAAATGTTTGAGCAGGATGGCTATTCCTCGGCCTGGCAGCTCTGCAGAGCATCAGAGGCATCGCATGAAGGAGTGCTGTCCGGCCCGGGAGCAACCTGCTGACATCTCCACACAGTCCATCCATGAGCAGTCCACGCGACCAACCTCGACCTGGACCCCCAGTTTCACCAATCTGGACACTGTGACCGTTACAGATGTCACCATGAACTTCTTGACAGTCACCATCAGAGAGAGCAGCACGGAGAAAGGCTTTTTCAGAGAGAAAAGATGA